The DNA region CTGATTGAACTGCTGGTATACTCCGTTATGCCTGAGCAGCTTCGAGCCTATACTGTGTCCGCTATCACTCGTATGATCAAGGGCATGTTGGAGGAGGGTTTTGTTAACCTTTGGGTAGAAGGCGAGATTTCCAACTACCATCACCATTCGTCCGGTCACCGTTATCTCAGTCTGAAAGACGACAAAGCGGTTCTGAAGGTTACTATCTGGCGTTCGGCCGGAAGCGGTCTCCGTTTCGAACCGGAGGACGGACAAAAGGTTCTGGCGTACGGTGACATATCCGTATATCCCAAAGGTGGGCTGTATCAACTAAATTGTCGCAAGCTGGTGCCGGTGGGGGTTGGTGAACTGGAATTGGCTCTACGGCAACTAAGTGCCAAGCTCGAAGCTGAAGGACTGTTCGATGAAGATCGCAAGCAACCTATCCCACGTTTTGTGAGTAAGGTTGGCATCGTGACTTCGTCCACCGGAGCCGCTGTTCGCGATATCATTCAAATTGCCCATCGTCGTAACCCCGCCGTTCAACTCATAGTGTTTCCGGCTAAGGTGCAGGGAGACGGAGCGGAGGCAACGATTGCGTCCGGGATTGAGTATTTCAACAACCGTGAGGACATTGATGTCATAATCATTGGCCGGGGCGGAGGATCGCTTGAGGATTTGTGGCCATTCAATACCGAGGTGACAGTACGTGCCGTTGCATCCTCCCTGATTCCGGTCGTATCGGCTGTTGGACACGAAGTTGATTTTTCCTTGTCCGACCGCGTTGCGGATCTGCGAGCTCCAACCCCGTCGGCTGCCGCCGAATTGGTGGTGTGGTCGCGGCGGGAATTGCAACAGACATTGTCGTCCATGCAACAGCGACAAGCTTCGCTTGTTCAATCTCGGCTGACCGAATCTCGTGGCCGATTAACGGCTTTACTTCAGCGGCCGGTTTTGGCACGACCGATGGATATACTCCACCAGCACCGGCAGTTCCTGGATCAAATACAGCATCAGCTTGTCCAGGCCGGAAAAAACAGTTTTGAAAAACGCCGAAACCAACTATCTTTGACGGTGTCGCGATTAGAGGCTTTGTCACCTATGCGGGTTTTATCTCGCGGATACTCTTTTAGTCGTTTGTTGCCGCAGAAGACCTCGGTAGTCTCGGTGGATCAATTGCAGCCCGGAAGTCGGCTGGAGACAACTTTTTTGGATGGTGCCGCTGTATCGGTGGTAGAACAGGTGGAAAAGAAGTAAAATGTCAGCCCGGAAAAAGCCAAAAGATTTTGAAACAGCAATTGATCGACTGGAAGAAATCACCGGTCTGCTTGAAAGTGGAGATGTTTCGCTGGAGAAATCGATTGAGTTGTATTCCGAAGGTATCAAGATGGCCGGGTTGTGCAACGAGAAACTCACCGAAGCCGAGAAGACAGTGAGAAAGGTCGTTCAGGGCATTGATTCTCTTGAAGAAATGGACTTCGATCAGGGAGAGGACACCTGATGAGTTCTGTTGATGCCACCGGTGTGCGTACTTATCTCAAGGAGAAGGGGCAGTTTGTAGATCAGTTACTGGATCGCTATCTACCTCCGATTGATGCCGAGCCGAAATCGCTCCATGCTGCTATGCGTTACTCTGTGCTAGCGCCGGGAAAGCGTTTGCGGCCGATTTTGGCACTGGCGGCGTTTGAGTATTGTGGCGGCGACGCCGGTGGCGAAGATCAGCCCATCCATTTCGGCATGGCCGGACTGGAGATGGTTCACACCTATTCGCTTATCCACGATGACCTGCCCTGTATGGATGATGATGACCTGCGCCGGGGAATGCCAACTTGCCACAAGAAATTTAATGAGGCTACGGCTGTTCTGGCTGGTGATGCTCTCCATGATGTTGCTTTTCTGCTGATGGCGCGAACAGGTCTGGCTCAGGCCGGGTTGGAACTGGCTCAGGCTCTGGGCACCGAGGGAATGATTGGCGGCCAGATGGCCGATGTCAACGCTGAAGGTCATGACGTAGATCGTGAGGAAGTGATTGGCATACATCGCCGCAAGACAGGTGCACTGATTCGTTGTTCCCTGCGACTGGGTGCTATTCTGGCCGGGAGCAGCGACGATCAACTGAATGCTCTGACGAAATATGGCGAGAAGATCGGATTGGCTTTTCAAATCATCGATGATATTCTCGATGTGGAGGGTGACTCTGAACTTCTGGGAAAGAATATCGGTTCTGATAGTAGAAAGAAAAAGGCTACCTATCCGGGAGCCGTTGGTCTTGATGTTGCCCGTCGTGATGCTGCCGCTCTCATTGAAGAGGGAGTGAGCGTACTTGACGTTCGTCGAGATAGTGTCCTGAAAGACATTGCATATTACATCGCCAACCGAGACAGTTGAAGCGGTCGAAACAAATGAAGTACTTGCCGAAAATACAATCTCCAAAGGACATAAAAGATCTGTCCTCAGATGAGCTGGTCGAACTGGCTTCCGAGATTAGACACGACATAATTGCTGCTGTCTCCCAGACCGGTGGGCATCTGGCCAGTAATCTGGGGGCGGTTGAATTGACCCTGGCTTTGCATTATGTGCTCGACTTGCCGACCGACCGCGTGGTCTGGGATGTTAGCAATCAAACCTATACGCACAAGATTATCACTGGCCGTCGTGACCGCATACACACCTTGCGTCAGCATGGGGGGCTGTCCGGTTTTGCCAAGCGAAGCGAATCCGAGTATGACCATTTCGGTGCCGGTCACGCATCAACCTCGATTTCGGCAGCCCTTGGTATGGCTGCCGCCCGTGATAATGCGGGGAAAAGCAATCGGGTAGTAGCTGTAATCGGTGATGGTGCGCTAAGCGGAGGGCTGGCCTACGAAGGCCTCAACAATGCCGGTTCATCAAAAAAAGATTTGCTGGTCATTCTCAATGACAACACATGGGCGATCTCCCGAAATGTCGGAGGGATGTCACACTATCTGACGACCATCATGTCTGATGAGAAACTCAATCGTCTTCGCGACGAAATCTGGGACCTGACAGGGAGATTTAAGCGGCGTGATAAGATTCGTAATACTATTTCGCGCATTGAAGACTCGGTCAAAGCACTCTTGGCCCCGGGCATGCTCTTTGAGAAGCTTGGTTTTCGATACTTTGGTCCTATCGAAGGCCATAATACTGAATTGCTCATCAAGACGTTGGAGCGGGTAACGAAACTTCGAGGCCCTATTCTTCTTCACGTTGCTACGGTTAAGGGCAAAGGGTATGGCCCCGCCGAGAGCAACCCATCCAAGTTCCACGGCGTGGGCAAGTTTGACAAGGCTACCGGCGAGACCACATCCAAGAAAGGTAGCCTTCCCGCCTACACGAAAGTTTTTGGTGATACTATGGTGGAGCTGGGTGCTAAGGATGACAGCGTGGTGGCGATTACTGCCGCTATGACTGCCGGCACCGGCCTGGTTGATTTCGCCGAGAAATATCCCGGTAGGTTCTTTGATGTCGGTATTGCCGAGGGACACGCCGGGACGTTTGCAGCAGGAATGGCGGTCGATGGCATCAAACCGTATCTGACCATTTATTCCAGCTTCCTGCAACGTGCCTATGATCACATCATCCACGACATAGCGCTTCAGAAACTTCCGGTTGTGATGTGTCTTGATCGGGCGGGTTTGGTCGGCGATGATGGACCGACCCACCACGGCACGTTTGACTTGTCGTTTCTTTCTTCGATTCCCCATATCACTATAGCCGTACCAAAAGACGGTAACGAACTGCGGTCCATGTTGCACTACACCGTCGATGGTGAACTAGACGGACCGGTGGCAATTCGCTATCCGCGCCTGGCTATTCCCTCTGAGATGCGGCGAGAGATTGACACTATCGAGTGGGGGAAATGGGAACGTCTGACACCGCGCTCGGAGATCGTTGTGCTGGCTGTCGGAACAATGGTTACACAGATGCAGAAAGTGGCTGAAGTGTTGGCTGGCAAGGGGCATACCATGACGGTTGTAAACGCGCGTTTTGTGAAGCCGCTCGATGAAGAAATGCTGGGGAAGATCGCTGGTTGGGCTCGTGTGATCCTGACTGCAGAAGAGAACCAACTCAGCGGAGGCTTCGGCGATATTGTCGCGAGCTACCTGATGTCACATGGCTATGCCGGACGGTTTAAAGCGTTTGGGATACCTGATCGATTTATCCAGCATGGCACTCGAGAGTTGTTGCTCAAGGAAACCGGTCTCGATGTGGATTCAATGGCGGCCGCGATCATGGAACTTTCCGGTCAAAAGGAGAGCGGACGATTCCTGCGAAAGCTTCGTTTCCGCAAGAGTAACAACGACAGGAAGCCTCGCAATGAGGTCAAAGACGCAGTGAGCAAAGAATAGAGGATTGGGCAATTGGGTTTGCGTCTGCTTCTATGGGGAACACGTTGTGATGGCTGTCCCTGGCCGACTGTTATCTCAATAGCCGCCTGTTGCATCCTAGCGTGGACGAGTTGTTCTCGAAGCCAGAATGATCTCCTGAAAACCGGAGATCTGATTTTTCATACATCGATGTCATCGCAGAGCAGGGCGATCCAATTAGCTTCCAGTTCTCCTTGGAC from Candidatus Zixiibacteriota bacterium includes:
- the xseA gene encoding exodeoxyribonuclease VII large subunit, whose protein sequence is MPEQLRAYTVSAITRMIKGMLEEGFVNLWVEGEISNYHHHSSGHRYLSLKDDKAVLKVTIWRSAGSGLRFEPEDGQKVLAYGDISVYPKGGLYQLNCRKLVPVGVGELELALRQLSAKLEAEGLFDEDRKQPIPRFVSKVGIVTSSTGAAVRDIIQIAHRRNPAVQLIVFPAKVQGDGAEATIASGIEYFNNREDIDVIIIGRGGGSLEDLWPFNTEVTVRAVASSLIPVVSAVGHEVDFSLSDRVADLRAPTPSAAAELVVWSRRELQQTLSSMQQRQASLVQSRLTESRGRLTALLQRPVLARPMDILHQHRQFLDQIQHQLVQAGKNSFEKRRNQLSLTVSRLEALSPMRVLSRGYSFSRLLPQKTSVVSVDQLQPGSRLETTFLDGAAVSVVEQVEKK
- the xseB gene encoding exodeoxyribonuclease VII small subunit, whose product is MSARKKPKDFETAIDRLEEITGLLESGDVSLEKSIELYSEGIKMAGLCNEKLTEAEKTVRKVVQGIDSLEEMDFDQGEDT
- a CDS encoding polyprenyl synthetase family protein, with protein sequence MSSVDATGVRTYLKEKGQFVDQLLDRYLPPIDAEPKSLHAAMRYSVLAPGKRLRPILALAAFEYCGGDAGGEDQPIHFGMAGLEMVHTYSLIHDDLPCMDDDDLRRGMPTCHKKFNEATAVLAGDALHDVAFLLMARTGLAQAGLELAQALGTEGMIGGQMADVNAEGHDVDREEVIGIHRRKTGALIRCSLRLGAILAGSSDDQLNALTKYGEKIGLAFQIIDDILDVEGDSELLGKNIGSDSRKKKATYPGAVGLDVARRDAAALIEEGVSVLDVRRDSVLKDIAYYIANRDS
- the dxs gene encoding 1-deoxy-D-xylulose-5-phosphate synthase, translating into MKYLPKIQSPKDIKDLSSDELVELASEIRHDIIAAVSQTGGHLASNLGAVELTLALHYVLDLPTDRVVWDVSNQTYTHKIITGRRDRIHTLRQHGGLSGFAKRSESEYDHFGAGHASTSISAALGMAAARDNAGKSNRVVAVIGDGALSGGLAYEGLNNAGSSKKDLLVILNDNTWAISRNVGGMSHYLTTIMSDEKLNRLRDEIWDLTGRFKRRDKIRNTISRIEDSVKALLAPGMLFEKLGFRYFGPIEGHNTELLIKTLERVTKLRGPILLHVATVKGKGYGPAESNPSKFHGVGKFDKATGETTSKKGSLPAYTKVFGDTMVELGAKDDSVVAITAAMTAGTGLVDFAEKYPGRFFDVGIAEGHAGTFAAGMAVDGIKPYLTIYSSFLQRAYDHIIHDIALQKLPVVMCLDRAGLVGDDGPTHHGTFDLSFLSSIPHITIAVPKDGNELRSMLHYTVDGELDGPVAIRYPRLAIPSEMRREIDTIEWGKWERLTPRSEIVVLAVGTMVTQMQKVAEVLAGKGHTMTVVNARFVKPLDEEMLGKIAGWARVILTAEENQLSGGFGDIVASYLMSHGYAGRFKAFGIPDRFIQHGTRELLLKETGLDVDSMAAAIMELSGQKESGRFLRKLRFRKSNNDRKPRNEVKDAVSKE